Genomic DNA from Labeo rohita strain BAU-BD-2019 unplaced genomic scaffold, IGBB_LRoh.1.0 scaffold_2120, whole genome shotgun sequence:
ATGACCaaacttgtgaaaaaaaagaaaagacagcTGCTCTGTTTTCTACACATTCGAGTCTCCCTGTGTTAACTCCTGTCTGAATGAGGCAAagaaccagaacattttaaaggcCCTGAAGAACTGGAAAGAACACAGTGGAATTAAAGCATTTGTTTTCAAGAATATCTGGAAGCATGACCCTGAAAAAGATCTTCAGACTGAATTTAAGCAGATTGTGGCTCATGTTCCTCTCTTCCGCTGTGTGAGTGAGAAACAGTGTTATGCTTGCAGAGGGGAAGGAAACACTCCCATAGATGCGCACTGTTTGTCTGCAGAAAAGATCAAAGATGAATTGTAACGGTTCTGTGAGTCTGTATTGAGATCTGctatcttttgttttttaaattcaatatgCATAgatgaaattaaatgtaaaataaaacacttctgCTCTGTAAACATTTgctttacatgtatatttattcatttagcaaatgcttttatccaaactTCCAAATGaggatttttttaagattaGAGTAGGTTTTGGGATGCAGCAATGCACATAACCCACAGTTCtcataaaaaaatcaaagaggAGGATATCGGAAATCATGTAGAGTaacaaagacatttaaaaacacctTACAATTCTAACTGAGAGGTTTCTTAACTTAAGAGGATTGTTGCATCAAGGCCCTAATGATCATACTGTGGATTATTGAGACTGGAAGACAGGTATTAGCACATTACATAGCCAAGTCACATTTGGTGCTCAGTTGTATGTGGTCATTGGGGCCATATACTTCAACAGAAATAGTCATCCTAAAGAAAATTTCCTTAAATTCTAAAGCCTTGGCAAAACATATATGGTGAAAGTTTGACCCGTATGTGCTCAGCCATGCCATATTTAGGCCAAATGTAACAACTGTAAGCCATATTTGGCCCAAAAGTTCTAGCTATCCAGAACTTATCTATCTAAAACCAGTGTCTTGCTAGTAAAGTTGTACTGATGATTATTGTGctcattttttttcaaggtttttGTTGGTGCATTATATACATGCATTGTGATTtatgaaaattatgttttttttttcatatgaaaaattattttaaaaattgtgtaattattaattgccattgtgtatgttttgtcaAAAGGTAGGCTCATTGTCTTTGAAAACCCCTGATATAGTAGATAGAAAGTAAAAAGTCATTAGCCTAAGAAACTTTCTCTTTCTGACTTATTAGTGTCCTTTTTTCTTGTGCAAAAGTTAGCTTTACCAGGGTAGACAAGCAGTAGACGATGTAATGCTCTTGTAGAGGTCTTGAGATGTAGacgcatttacattttaaagacacATGACAACTAGCATACAAACTCACTTCAGTCACATGAATTATTGCAACTAATTAATTCACAAAATTGCCATATCTTAACTATGTGAATTTAATCAGATTTGTCTTTACTAtctttactaaaataaaatatccagGGGACTCCCTTAGTTTCAAAGTCTTAATCAGACATCTGGATGTGTGAGCTATAGTGTGAGTTTTGCCATTTCCTTGGTAAGAAAAGGGCTGGTCCAGACTCAGAATAAATCCTATTCACTTCCTCTTTCACTCATATCACTCCTTCTTCTGTAGAGACTCACAGAGCATCTCTGTAGACAGATTTGGAACTGCAAACATGGTCAGTTACATTCAAGACTCAAGATTTACTAACATTTGTTATGAACACAAGTGGTGTTGGTGACAGTTATACTTTTTTTGTCAATGGGTTTGGAGGAGTTCTTCTGTAATGATGAAATATGCACATGGTATCTATGAAGTTACTTGGTTTTTcggtgtgtgttttttgtgacTTTAGAAGTTCACTGTGTTTCTGAGTGGATTCCTGCTGGTCTTTCTGCTTCCCAATTGGACAAAATGTGTTGACACTGTGGACATCGAAACTCTTGCCCGGATTATAAACTTCTTTGAGGAGAAGTTAGTCTTTTTTCAGTGTCTATTAAAAATGAGGAGTTTAAAGAGTTTCTTAAAGTAATAAATGAGGGAGTAGAGCAACAAAGAGGAAGCAGAGAAATAAGAAGCCATCAGGCAAATGGACATAGATTAATGAGTGTGTGTCTTTAGCAATATTTGACCTTGCTTACTGTTTTGCAGCTATAAGAGAGTCGATGAAGATGGACATTCCCGTCAGTACGCTACGGCCATCAATGTGCCAATGCATCAGTGTCAACAGAACTTCAGCCCTGCACGGAACAACTTCCTGACTCAGGAGAATGCCACGAATGTGAAAAATGCTATTAATGATGAAACAAATGGACTTTACCAAGGTACAGAACTTATTGCTGCAggacttaaaaaaagaaagaaccaCTATTTGCATTCAGAGTCTCTCCTGCTGAATCCTGCTGGCAACTCACCCATGACTAGACTTTTGAATACAAGAAACGATGGCTGCACTGTTTTCTACACCTTTGAGTCTCCCTGTGTTGACTCATGTCTGAATGCGGCAAGGAAccacaacattataaatgccctGGAGAACTGGAAAGGACACAGTGGAATTAAAGCTTTTGTCTTCAAGAATATCTGGaagtttgacattaaaaaaagagatcTTAACACCAAATTTAGGCAGATTGCAGCTCGTATTCCTCTCTACCGCTGTGTGACTGCAAATCAGTGTTACGCTTGCAAAGGGGAAGGAAACGCTCCCATAGATGCTCAGTGTCTGCCTCCAccagaaatataat
This window encodes:
- the LOC127159373 gene encoding uncharacterized protein LOC127159373, with product MKFTVFLSGFLLVFLLPNWTKCVDTVDIETLARIINFFEENYKRVDEDGHSRQYATAINVPMHQCQQNFSPARNNFLTQENATNVKNAINDETNGLYQGTELIAAGLKKRKNHYLHSESLLLNPAGNSPMTRLLNTRNDGCTVFYTFESPCVDSCLNAARNHNIINALENWKGHSGIKAFVFKNIWKFDIKKRDLNTKFRQIAARIPLYRCVTANQCYACKGEGNAPIDAQCLPPPEI